The window CTTGATGAGATGCTTACTCGCGTTGCTGACAACTACGACGAGGATGTAGACAATGCGGTGAACGGAATCACGTCGATTATTGAGCCGGTGATGATCGTATTTTTGGCGGTCGTGGTTGGCTTCATTGTGATCGCGCTGTTTATGCCGATCATCAAGATTATCGAGACGTTGAGCGTCTAAAGTATCGGTGATGCTGGTCGCGATTTCTCGCGACCTTACATCAGCGCTGTTTGTTCCCTATTTTGGGTTTTTGTTCCTCTCCCTTTCGAGGTACTGGATCACATCTTCGAATTTCTCTGCGTTTGATTCGTCCGCTTTTACAAGGTCCTGATGTGCCTCCAGCATCGAATCAGTCCCCACGTTGGCACTTTTGAGAGTTTCGAAGTCCCCTTCCACCCCATGTTGGGGATCTGGTTCGGTTCGAATCGTCAACAGCCGATCGAGGCCAAGATCGTTGACGAGTTCACGATTCCTTGCATTGAGGCGCCACAACTCCATGGTGCCATCGGATGTCTTCCGCTGGAGCCGCAGGGCCGCACCTGCCAAAAGACCTAGAAAGGTACTGTCCATTCCAGAACATCCCCCAAAATCGACTATGAAATGCCGTTTTCCTTCTTTTATTAGAAGAGAGAACAGACTCCCAACAGGACCACTAGTGAGGTAGCTGGCTCGACCATTGATTTTCAGGACAACCGGATCGCCACTCACATCGACCGTGAAAACAGGCTGATCCTTTTCTGCCATGAGGGGTCTCTCCAAAAGATGTTATCTCGTAAGGTCTCTCAAGACATAGGGAAGGATGCCGCCATGGCGGTAGTATTCAATTTCTACGCCAGTGTCGATCCGCACCAGAACAGTGACAGATTCCGTTGATCCGTCGCTTTTTTCAATTACTAGTTCTGTCTCCGTCTGGGGTGCTAGATCGTCAGTGATTTTAGGTAATGAGAAGATCTCACTACCGTCGAGTGAGAGCGATTCAGCATTTTGGCCTTCCTTGAACTGCAAAGGGAGAACCCCCATTCCGATCAAGTTACTCCGGTGAATTCTCTCATAGCTCTGGGCAATGACCGCCTTGACGCCGAGAAGAGCGGTTCCTTTCGCAGCCCAATCACGGGAACTTCCCATGCCGTAGTCATTACCCGAAATGACGATCAGGGGAATACCCTGCTCGCGGTAGGTTTCGCAGGCTTCAAAAATGGTGGTTTCCTCTTCGGAAGGCATCAGTCGGGTGTAGCCCCCCTCTTTTCCTCCGGCTAGTCCGTTTTTGATCCGCACATTAGCAAAAGTTCCACGGGTCATGATTCTGTCATTACCGCGCCTTGATCCAAATGAGTTGAAAAATCTCTTTTCAACCCCTTTTGAGATGAGGAACTTCCCCGCGGGTCCGTCTGGAGGTATGGCTCCTGCAGGGGAGATGTGGTCGGTGGTGACCGAATCCCCGAAGATTGCAAGAGGGCGCATCCCGAGGATGGGTTCGATCATTCCCGGCTTTGGCTGAAAATCGGTAAAAAATGGTGGGTTTTGGATATAGGTGCTATCCTCATCCCATTGATAGAGGTCTCCGGTCGCCGAGGAAATTTCCGTCCACTCCTCGTTTGCGCTGACGATTTCTGAATACTTTTCCTGAAACATTTCCGGGGTGATGCCAAATTCGATCAATTCCTTGATTTCCGCTTGGGTGGGCCACAGATCGGAAAGGAAAACTGGAACTCCGTCTTTCCCGGTTCCGATTGGCTCCAGATCGAGGTTGATGTCGACTCTACCAGCCAAAGCGAAGGCTACTACCAAAGGAGGAGACATGAGAAAGTTCGCTTTGATTGAGCTGTGGACCCGTGCTTCAAAGTTGCGATTTCCAGACAGGACACTGGCGGCTACCAAATCCCCTTCCTTGATCGCGGCCTCAATCTCATCGTCTAACGGTCCGCTGTTTCCGATACAAGTGGTGCACCCGTAACCGACCAGTTGGAAACCGAGTTGATCCAGGTATTGGTCGAGGCCTGTTTTGCTGAGGTAATCCGTTACTACACGGGAACCTGGAGCCAGGCTGGACTTCACGTAATCCGGCACCGATAGACCTTTTTCGATCGCCTTCTTGGCAACGAGACCGGCTGCGAGCATGACGCTCGGGTTGCTTGTGTTTGTGCAGCTCGTGATCGCAGCAATTACGACCGATCCATGTTTAAGCTCCTCAGCTTCTTCATGCTCGTGATGAACATCACGAGAGGGAAAGGCCGGACGGTCAGAAACCATCTCCTGCGCGTTTCTATCCGTCCCGGGAGCAGTTTGCGAAAAGTTGTCTCCACCAGATATCTCGTTGCCCACTGGTTGCTCGATCGCGTGGACGCGGACGGACCGGTCTAAATCGTCGCTCTTTCCAAATCCTCCATCGGCAAGTGGGCTGTTTAGAAGCTCTCCAAATGTCTCCTTCAATTCCGGGATATCGATTCGATCTTGCGGCCTTTTCGGTCCGGCAGTGCAGGGAACTACAGTGCCGATCTCCAAATCAATCACCTCAGTGTAATCGATATCACCCTTCTTTGGAATTCCGTAAAGCCCCTGTGCCTTTAGGTAGTCTCTCACCAAATTGATCTGATCA of the Verrucomicrobiota bacterium genome contains:
- a CDS encoding STAS domain-containing protein, producing the protein MAEKDQPVFTVDVSGDPVVLKINGRASYLTSGPVGSLFSLLIKEGKRHFIVDFGGCSGMDSTFLGLLAGAALRLQRKTSDGTMELWRLNARNRELVNDLGLDRLLTIRTEPDPQHGVEGDFETLKSANVGTDSMLEAHQDLVKADESNAEKFEDVIQYLERERNKNPK
- a CDS encoding aconitate hydratase — its product is MNNPFNSLQPFKSGNSSGKFYSLPELEKQGVGPISRLPVSIRIVLESVLRNCDGQRISEDDVTRLANWNAKSPAQEEIPFTVSRIVLQDFTGVPLLVDLAAMRDAAAQLGKDPSVIEPLVPVDLVVDHSVQVDRAGTAEAFRQNLRFEFDRNRERYEFLKWGQQAFDTFSVVPPAIGIVHQVNLEYLAKIVFERKIQGETVFYPDTLVGTDSHTTMINGIGIVGWGVGGIEAEAGMLGQPVYFLTPEVIGVNLTGFLRDGVTATDLTLRITEMLRKRKVVGKFIEFFGEGVEQLTLADRATIANMAPEYGATMGFFPVDEQSLDYMRVTGRSPDQINLVRDYLKAQGLYGIPKKGDIDYTEVIDLEIGTVVPCTAGPKRPQDRIDIPELKETFGELLNSPLADGGFGKSDDLDRSVRVHAIEQPVGNEISGGDNFSQTAPGTDRNAQEMVSDRPAFPSRDVHHEHEEAEELKHGSVVIAAITSCTNTSNPSVMLAAGLVAKKAIEKGLSVPDYVKSSLAPGSRVVTDYLSKTGLDQYLDQLGFQLVGYGCTTCIGNSGPLDDEIEAAIKEGDLVAASVLSGNRNFEARVHSSIKANFLMSPPLVVAFALAGRVDINLDLEPIGTGKDGVPVFLSDLWPTQAEIKELIEFGITPEMFQEKYSEIVSANEEWTEISSATGDLYQWDEDSTYIQNPPFFTDFQPKPGMIEPILGMRPLAIFGDSVTTDHISPAGAIPPDGPAGKFLISKGVEKRFFNSFGSRRGNDRIMTRGTFANVRIKNGLAGGKEGGYTRLMPSEEETTIFEACETYREQGIPLIVISGNDYGMGSSRDWAAKGTALLGVKAVIAQSYERIHRSNLIGMGVLPLQFKEGQNAESLSLDGSEIFSLPKITDDLAPQTETELVIEKSDGSTESVTVLVRIDTGVEIEYYRHGGILPYVLRDLTR